In the genome of Pseudomonas sp. P5_109, one region contains:
- a CDS encoding gamma-butyrobetaine hydroxylase-like domain-containing protein: MTQLPTDIKLHKASKTLSLKYASGEEYTLPAEFLRVHSPSAEVQGHGKPILQFGKINVGLAKVEPAGQYALKLTFDDGHDSGLFTWEYLYELGRRYDALWEDYLAELKAAGKTRDPNESVVKLML; encoded by the coding sequence ATGACCCAACTCCCCACCGACATCAAGCTGCACAAAGCCTCGAAAACCCTGTCGCTGAAATACGCGTCCGGCGAGGAATACACCCTGCCCGCCGAGTTCCTGCGCGTGCACTCTCCTTCCGCCGAGGTCCAGGGCCACGGCAAACCCATCCTGCAATTTGGCAAGATCAACGTCGGCCTGGCCAAGGTAGAACCGGCCGGTCAGTACGCACTGAAACTGACCTTCGATGACGGTCACGACAGCGGTCTGTTCACCTGGGAATATCTTTACGAGCTGGGGCGACGTTATGACGCACTCTGGGAAGATTATCTGGCCGAGCTAAAAGCCGCCGGAAAAACCCGCGATCCGAACGAATCCGTCGTCAAGCTGATGCTCTAA
- a CDS encoding SPOR domain-containing protein, protein MAAKKKPAPKRGASRYQAPAKQPIPGWLWMAIGLTVGAFIVFLMKLEPGKGSDTVKREKVEQQQQQKASKIAEANKTPPSPTQPVKPKYDFYTLLPESEVIVPPDAVPEKTLPTPQVPTIPTTPVTPAEAAKIDTARAQAALAGITPPPAPPVKAAPVTKFFLQAGSFRKEADADKVRAQIILLGQAVALESGTVKDETWYRVLVGPFSNREQLTTAQKQLAGAGFSNLLLQQRQSR, encoded by the coding sequence TTGGCTGCCAAGAAAAAACCAGCACCCAAGCGTGGCGCCAGCCGTTACCAAGCTCCTGCAAAGCAACCGATCCCGGGCTGGCTGTGGATGGCGATCGGCCTGACGGTCGGCGCCTTCATCGTATTCCTGATGAAACTGGAACCGGGCAAGGGCAGCGACACGGTCAAGCGTGAAAAGGTCGAACAACAGCAACAGCAGAAAGCCAGCAAGATCGCCGAGGCCAACAAGACCCCGCCGAGTCCGACGCAACCGGTGAAACCGAAGTACGACTTCTACACCTTGCTGCCGGAATCGGAAGTCATCGTGCCGCCGGATGCCGTGCCGGAAAAAACCCTGCCGACGCCACAAGTGCCGACCATTCCGACCACGCCGGTGACCCCGGCCGAAGCGGCGAAGATCGACACGGCTCGCGCCCAGGCCGCCCTGGCCGGGATCACGCCGCCACCAGCGCCGCCGGTCAAGGCGGCGCCGGTGACCAAGTTCTTCCTGCAGGCCGGTTCGTTCCGCAAAGAAGCTGACGCGGACAAGGTTCGCGCGCAGATCATCCTGCTCGGCCAGGCTGTGGCGCTTGAGTCCGGGACGGTGAAGGACGAAACCTGGTATCGGGTTCTGGTCGGTCCGTTCAGCAATCGCGAACAACTGACCACTGCGCAGAAACAGCTGGCCGGCGCCGGCTTCAGCAATCTGTTGTTACAACAACGTCAAAGCCGCTGA
- a CDS encoding thermonuclease family protein, which produces MLMKKASLAGAFFVSAIWLSGAQAFCPTPSGLTPVAVQRVVDGDTLRLSDGRNVRMIGLNTPELGKKGRSDEPFAVAARKRLEALVAASDGQVGLLPGKESKDHYGRTLAHVYGADGANLEAQMLAEGLGFLVAVAPNVDLVACQQAAELSARQAGLGLWRQSPVLKAEQISASGFAVLSGRVSKVQRNRGGVWIELEDSVVLRVAPNLLTRFDVNSLEGLKGKQVEARGWVLDRSRKGGLKNGQARWMLPLTDPAMLQAAQR; this is translated from the coding sequence ATGCTGATGAAAAAGGCGTCCCTCGCGGGCGCCTTTTTTGTGTCCGCGATTTGGCTGTCTGGCGCGCAGGCCTTTTGCCCGACGCCAAGCGGCCTGACGCCCGTCGCGGTGCAGCGGGTGGTGGATGGCGACACCCTGCGCCTGAGCGATGGTCGCAACGTGCGCATGATCGGCTTGAATACGCCAGAGCTGGGCAAGAAGGGCCGTTCCGACGAACCGTTTGCCGTGGCCGCACGCAAGCGCCTTGAAGCCCTGGTGGCGGCGAGCGACGGTCAGGTTGGCCTGCTGCCGGGCAAAGAAAGCAAAGACCATTACGGCCGCACCCTGGCCCATGTCTACGGTGCCGATGGCGCCAACCTCGAAGCGCAAATGCTCGCCGAAGGCCTGGGTTTTCTGGTGGCCGTGGCGCCGAATGTCGATCTGGTCGCCTGTCAGCAAGCGGCTGAGCTCAGTGCGCGCCAGGCTGGCCTGGGGTTGTGGCGGCAGTCACCTGTACTGAAAGCGGAGCAGATCTCCGCTTCAGGTTTTGCTGTGCTCAGCGGTCGTGTGAGCAAGGTGCAGCGCAATCGCGGTGGGGTTTGGATCGAGTTAGAGGATTCGGTTGTATTGCGTGTTGCACCCAATCTGTTGACGCGTTTCGATGTGAATTCGCTGGAAGGCCTCAAGGGCAAGCAGGTCGAGGCGCGTGGCTGGGTGTTGGATCGTTCGCGCAAGGGCGGACTCAAGAATGGCCAGGCACGTTGGATGTTGCCCTTGACCGACCCGGCGATGCTTCAAGCAGCGCAGCGATAA
- a CDS encoding primosomal protein N', with the protein MPDAILRLALPSPLRRLFDYRAPAGVLRAQLHPGMRLRVPFGRREMIGILVEVTDTSEVPVEKLKPALALLDATPPLPPALFKLCLWTSQYYQHSLGDTLSWALPVLLRQGELAEARQERFWSVAPGASLDDPRIARAPRQREALATLAQHPHGVAHQLLSKLMLSKDSLDLLLAKELVQVEIRRHAPGARHEHWLAQPELPLNPEQRAAYEAIRAGFDSYHAFLLAGVTGSGKTEVYLQLIRETLEAGKQALVLIPEINLGPQTLARFEQRFNARIALIHSAVNDRERLEAWLAARDGEADIIIGTRSALFTPMKNPGLIIIDEEHDGSYKQQEGLRYHARDLALVRARQENIPIVLGSATPSLESLHNAYTGRYGLLRLNERAGGAKQPRFLRLDVKSRPLDSGISGPMQQAIGQTLAAGQQVLVFLNRRGFAPTLLCHDCGWMSECQRCDARMTVHQRYGELRCHHCGYVERVPRQCPKCNKVDLRPVGAGTERAEERLSILFPDYPVLRVDRDSTSRKDAMNQLFATIQKGQPCILIGTQMLAKGHHFPRVTLVSILDADGGLFSGDFRASERMAQLIVQVAGRAGRAEEPGKVIIQTHLADHPLLVQLTEQGYFAFAEQALSERRAAGLPPFAHLALLRAEAHKPGQAEGFLDEACSEAERLLTEQGLTGIELLGPVPAPMERRAGRYRAQLLLQATARAPLHRLLAGWLLVLEQMPSGRAVRWSLDVDPVDLY; encoded by the coding sequence GTGCCCGACGCCATTCTGCGCCTCGCCCTGCCTTCGCCGCTGCGCCGCCTGTTCGACTACCGCGCTCCGGCCGGCGTCCTGCGCGCCCAGTTGCACCCTGGCATGCGCCTGCGGGTGCCGTTCGGTCGACGCGAGATGATCGGGATCCTGGTGGAAGTCACCGACACCAGCGAAGTGCCAGTCGAGAAACTCAAGCCGGCCCTCGCCCTGCTCGACGCTACGCCACCGCTGCCACCGGCGCTGTTCAAACTGTGCCTGTGGACGTCGCAGTACTATCAGCACAGCCTGGGCGACACCTTGAGCTGGGCACTGCCGGTGCTGCTGCGCCAGGGTGAGCTGGCCGAAGCGCGCCAGGAACGCTTCTGGTCCGTAGCGCCGGGGGCCAGCCTCGATGATCCGCGCATCGCCCGCGCCCCACGCCAGCGCGAAGCCCTGGCCACGCTGGCCCAACACCCCCACGGCGTCGCCCATCAATTGCTGAGCAAGCTGATGCTGAGCAAGGACAGCCTGGATTTGTTGCTGGCCAAGGAGCTGGTGCAAGTCGAGATCCGCCGCCACGCCCCCGGTGCACGCCATGAACACTGGCTGGCGCAACCGGAACTGCCGCTGAACCCGGAACAGCGTGCCGCCTATGAGGCGATTCGCGCCGGCTTCGACAGTTACCATGCGTTTCTGCTGGCCGGCGTCACCGGCAGTGGCAAGACCGAAGTCTATCTACAGTTGATCCGCGAAACCCTCGAGGCCGGCAAGCAAGCGCTGGTGCTGATCCCGGAAATCAACCTGGGCCCGCAAACCCTGGCGCGCTTCGAACAGCGTTTCAATGCCCGCATCGCGCTGATCCATTCGGCGGTCAATGACCGCGAACGCCTCGAGGCCTGGCTGGCCGCCCGGGATGGTGAGGCCGACATTATCATCGGCACCCGTTCAGCCCTGTTCACACCGATGAAGAACCCCGGCCTGATCATCATCGACGAAGAGCACGACGGCTCCTATAAGCAGCAGGAAGGCTTGCGCTACCACGCCCGCGATCTGGCACTGGTACGGGCGCGGCAGGAAAACATCCCGATTGTCCTCGGCTCCGCTACTCCCTCGCTGGAAAGCCTGCACAACGCCTACACCGGCCGCTATGGGCTGCTGCGCTTGAATGAACGCGCCGGCGGTGCCAAGCAGCCGCGCTTCCTGCGCCTGGATGTCAAAAGCCGCCCGCTGGACAGCGGCATTTCCGGGCCGATGCAACAAGCCATCGGCCAGACCCTGGCCGCCGGGCAGCAGGTACTGGTGTTCCTCAACCGCCGCGGGTTCGCCCCGACCCTGCTGTGTCATGACTGCGGCTGGATGTCCGAATGCCAGCGTTGCGACGCGCGAATGACCGTGCATCAGCGATACGGTGAACTGCGCTGCCACCATTGCGGTTACGTCGAACGCGTGCCGCGCCAGTGCCCGAAATGCAACAAGGTCGATCTGCGCCCCGTTGGCGCCGGCACCGAACGGGCCGAGGAGCGCCTGTCGATTCTGTTCCCGGACTATCCGGTGCTACGGGTCGACCGCGACAGCACATCACGCAAGGATGCGATGAACCAGTTGTTCGCGACCATTCAAAAAGGCCAGCCGTGCATTTTGATCGGCACGCAAATGCTCGCCAAAGGCCACCACTTTCCACGGGTGACACTGGTGTCGATCCTCGACGCCGACGGCGGCCTGTTTTCCGGTGACTTCCGCGCCAGCGAGCGCATGGCTCAGCTGATCGTCCAGGTCGCGGGCCGCGCAGGCCGCGCCGAAGAGCCGGGCAAAGTGATTATCCAGACGCACCTGGCCGACCATCCGCTGCTGGTGCAACTGACCGAGCAAGGCTATTTCGCCTTTGCCGAACAGGCCTTGAGCGAACGCCGTGCGGCCGGCTTGCCGCCGTTCGCGCACCTGGCGCTGCTGCGGGCCGAGGCGCACAAGCCGGGTCAGGCCGAAGGTTTCCTCGATGAAGCTTGCAGTGAGGCTGAGCGTTTACTGACCGAACAGGGCCTGACCGGCATTGAATTGCTGGGGCCGGTGCCGGCGCCAATGGAGCGACGGGCCGGGCGTTATCGGGCGCAGTTGTTATTGCAGGCTACGGCGCGGGCACCGCTGCATCGATTGCTGGCCGGTTGGTTGCTGGTGCTGGAGCAGATGCCTAGCGGGCGAGCGGTGCGCTGGTCTTTGGATGTTGATCCCGTAGATCTATATTGA
- the hslV gene encoding ATP-dependent protease subunit HslV, with protein sequence MTTIVSVRRHGKVVMGGDGQVSLGNTVMKGNAKKVRRLYHGQVIAGFAGATADAFTLFERFEGQLEKHQGHLVRAAVELAKEWRTDRSLSRLEAMLAVANKDASLIITGNGDVVEPEEGLIAMGSGGGYAQAAASALLKKTDLSAREIVETALGIAADICVFTNHTQTIEEQDCAE encoded by the coding sequence TTGACCACCATCGTTTCAGTTCGCCGCCACGGCAAAGTCGTCATGGGTGGCGACGGCCAGGTTTCCCTTGGTAATACCGTGATGAAAGGCAATGCGAAAAAAGTTCGCCGCCTGTACCACGGCCAGGTCATCGCCGGGTTTGCCGGTGCCACCGCCGACGCCTTTACCCTCTTCGAACGTTTCGAAGGCCAGCTGGAAAAACACCAGGGTCACCTGGTGCGCGCCGCCGTCGAACTCGCCAAAGAATGGCGCACCGACCGCTCCCTTAGCCGCCTTGAAGCCATGCTCGCGGTCGCCAACAAAGACGCCTCCCTGATCATCACCGGTAACGGCGATGTGGTTGAACCCGAAGAAGGCCTGATCGCCATGGGTTCCGGCGGCGGTTACGCCCAGGCTGCTGCCAGCGCGCTGCTGAAGAAAACCGATCTGTCGGCCCGGGAAATCGTCGAAACCGCCCTCGGCATCGCCGCCGACATCTGTGTATTCACCAACCACACCCAGACCATCGAGGAGCAGGACTGCGCCGAGTAA
- the argS gene encoding arginine--tRNA ligase, with amino-acid sequence MKDTIRQLIQQAITQLVNEGVLPEGLSPAIQVENSRDKKNGDFASNIAMMLAKPAGMKPRDLAEKIIAALPADENVSKCEIAGPGFLNFFQNTDALASRLDAALADAHIGVRKAGPVQRTVVDLSAPNLAKEMHVGHLRSTIIGDGVARVLEFLGDTVIRQNHVGDWGTQFGMLMAYLQENPITSDELSDLENFYRAAKQRFDESEEFADRARGLVVKLQAGDPDCLALWTKFKDISLSHCQKIYELLNVKLTMADVMGESAYNDDLINVVNDLKAAGMLVESNGAQCVFLDEFKNADGDPLPVIIVKADGGYLYATTDLAAVRYRSGKLKADRALYFVDQRQALHFQQVFAVARKAGFVTHPMEMEHMGFGTMNGADGRPFKTRDGGTVKLIDLLTEAQERAYTLVKDKNPELAEAELRNIAKVVGIGAVKYADLSKHRTSDYSFNFDLMLNFEGNTAPYLLYAYTRVAGVFRKLGKDFSEVDGQIVLEAAHEHELAAKLAQFGEILNNVSEKGTPHILCTYLYDVAGLFSSFYENCPILAADTPAQMQSRLRLAALTGRTLKQGLELLGLETLERM; translated from the coding sequence ATGAAAGACACCATTCGCCAGCTGATCCAACAAGCCATCACCCAACTCGTCAACGAAGGTGTGTTGCCTGAAGGCCTGTCGCCGGCGATCCAGGTGGAAAACTCGCGCGACAAGAAAAATGGCGACTTCGCCAGCAACATCGCCATGATGCTGGCCAAGCCGGCCGGCATGAAGCCCCGCGATCTGGCAGAAAAAATCATCGCCGCGCTGCCGGCTGACGAAAACGTCTCCAAGTGCGAAATCGCCGGTCCCGGTTTCCTGAACTTCTTCCAGAACACTGACGCCCTGGCCTCGCGCCTGGACGCAGCCCTGGCCGACGCCCACATCGGCGTGCGCAAGGCTGGCCCGGTGCAGCGCACCGTGGTTGACCTGTCGGCCCCCAACCTGGCCAAAGAGATGCACGTCGGCCACTTGCGCTCGACCATCATCGGCGACGGCGTGGCCCGCGTACTGGAGTTCCTCGGCGACACCGTGATCCGTCAGAACCACGTCGGCGACTGGGGCACCCAGTTCGGCATGCTGATGGCTTACCTGCAGGAAAACCCGATCACCAGCGACGAGCTGTCGGACCTGGAGAACTTCTACCGCGCCGCCAAGCAACGCTTCGACGAATCCGAAGAATTCGCCGACCGCGCCCGTGGCCTGGTGGTCAAGCTGCAGGCTGGCGATCCGGACTGCCTGGCGCTGTGGACCAAGTTCAAGGACATCTCGCTGTCGCACTGCCAGAAGATCTACGAACTGCTCAACGTCAAGCTGACCATGGCCGACGTGATGGGCGAAAGTGCCTACAACGACGACCTGATCAACGTGGTCAACGATTTGAAGGCCGCAGGCATGCTGGTCGAGAGCAACGGCGCCCAGTGCGTGTTCCTCGACGAGTTCAAGAATGCCGACGGCGACCCGCTGCCGGTGATCATCGTCAAGGCTGACGGCGGCTACCTCTACGCCACCACCGACCTGGCGGCGGTGCGCTACCGTAGCGGCAAGCTCAAGGCCGATCGCGCACTGTACTTCGTCGACCAGCGTCAGGCCCTGCACTTCCAGCAAGTGTTCGCCGTGGCGCGCAAGGCCGGTTTCGTGACCCATCCGATGGAAATGGAACACATGGGCTTCGGCACCATGAACGGCGCTGACGGCCGTCCGTTCAAGACCCGCGATGGCGGCACCGTGAAACTGATCGACCTGCTGACCGAAGCCCAGGAACGCGCCTACACCCTGGTCAAGGACAAGAACCCGGAGCTGGCCGAAGCCGAGTTGCGCAATATCGCCAAGGTCGTGGGCATCGGCGCAGTGAAATATGCCGACCTGTCCAAACACCGTACCAGCGACTACAGCTTCAACTTCGACCTGATGCTGAATTTCGAAGGCAACACCGCGCCGTACCTGCTGTACGCCTACACCCGTGTGGCCGGCGTGTTCCGCAAACTCGGCAAGGACTTCAGCGAAGTCGACGGCCAGATCGTTCTCGAAGCGGCACACGAACACGAACTGGCGGCAAAACTCGCGCAGTTCGGTGAGATCCTGAACAACGTGTCCGAAAAAGGCACCCCGCACATCCTCTGCACTTACCTGTACGACGTTGCCGGCCTGTTCTCCAGCTTCTACGAGAACTGCCCGATCCTCGCCGCCGACACCCCGGCACAAATGCAGAGCCGCCTGCGCCTTGCCGCGCTGACCGGACGCACTCTCAAGCAAGGCCTGGAACTCTTGGGCCTGGAAACTCTGGAGCGTATGTAA
- the hslU gene encoding HslU--HslV peptidase ATPase subunit, with protein MSMTPREIVHELNRHIIGQDDAKRAVAIALRNRWRRMQLPEELRVEVTPKNILMIGPTGVGKTEIARRLAKLANAPFIKVEATKFTEVGYVGRDVESIIRDLADAAIKLLREQEIVKVRHRAEDAAEERILDALLPPARMGFSSDDAPTADSNTRQLFRKRLREGQLDDKEIEIEVAEMAGVDISAPPGMEEMTNQLQSLFANMGKGKKKSRKLKVKEALKMVRDEEASRLVNDEELKAKALEAVEQHGIVFIDEIDKVAKRGNSGGVDVSREGVQRDLLPLIEGCTVNTKLGMVKTDHILFIASGAFHLSKPSDLVPELQGRLPIRVELKALSPEDFERILSEPHASLTEQYCALLKTEGLGIEFLPSGIKRIAEIAWQVNEKTENIGARRLHTLLERLLEEVSFSAGDLASAHDDKVIQIDADYVNSHLGELAQNEDLSRYIL; from the coding sequence ATGTCCATGACTCCCCGTGAAATCGTCCACGAACTCAACCGCCACATCATCGGCCAGGACGATGCCAAGCGCGCCGTCGCCATTGCCCTGCGCAATCGCTGGCGCCGCATGCAACTGCCTGAAGAGCTGCGCGTTGAAGTCACGCCAAAGAACATCCTGATGATCGGCCCGACCGGTGTCGGTAAAACCGAGATCGCCCGTCGCCTGGCAAAACTGGCCAATGCGCCGTTCATCAAGGTCGAAGCGACCAAATTCACCGAAGTCGGTTATGTCGGCCGCGACGTCGAATCGATCATTCGTGACCTGGCCGATGCGGCGATCAAGCTGCTGCGCGAGCAGGAAATCGTCAAGGTTCGCCACCGCGCCGAAGACGCCGCCGAAGAGCGCATCCTCGACGCTCTGCTGCCACCGGCGCGCATGGGCTTCAGCAGCGACGATGCCCCGACTGCCGATTCCAACACCCGCCAGCTGTTCCGCAAGCGCCTGCGCGAAGGCCAGCTGGATGACAAGGAGATCGAAATCGAAGTCGCCGAAATGGCCGGCGTCGACATCTCCGCGCCACCGGGCATGGAAGAAATGACCAACCAGTTGCAGAGCCTGTTCGCCAACATGGGCAAGGGCAAGAAGAAGTCCCGCAAGCTCAAGGTCAAAGAAGCGCTGAAGATGGTGCGCGACGAAGAAGCCAGCCGCCTGGTCAACGATGAAGAGTTGAAGGCCAAGGCCCTGGAAGCGGTCGAGCAGCACGGCATCGTGTTCATCGACGAAATCGACAAGGTCGCCAAGCGTGGCAATTCCGGTGGCGTCGATGTATCCCGTGAAGGCGTACAGCGCGACCTGCTGCCGCTGATCGAAGGCTGCACCGTCAACACCAAGCTGGGCATGGTCAAGACCGACCACATCCTGTTCATCGCTTCCGGCGCGTTCCACCTGAGCAAGCCGAGCGACCTGGTGCCCGAACTGCAAGGCCGCCTGCCGATCCGTGTCGAGCTCAAGGCCCTGAGCCCGGAAGACTTCGAACGCATCCTCAGTGAGCCTCACGCCTCTCTCACCGAGCAATATTGCGCGCTGCTGAAAACCGAAGGCCTGGGCATCGAGTTCCTGCCTAGCGGCATCAAGCGCATCGCGGAGATCGCCTGGCAGGTCAACGAGAAAACCGAAAACATCGGTGCCCGTCGCCTGCACACCCTGCTCGAGCGTCTGCTCGAAGAGGTGTCGTTCAGCGCCGGCGACCTGGCCAGCGCCCATGACGACAAGGTGATCCAGATCGACGCCGACTACGTCAACAGCCACCTGGGTGAATTGGCGCAGAACGAAGACCTGTCCCGTTATATCCTGTAA
- the phaC gene encoding class II poly(R)-hydroxyalkanoic acid synthase, translated as MSNKNNDDLKQQASENTLGLNPVVGLRGKDLLASARMVLRQAIKQPIHSAKHVAHFGLELKNVLLGKSELLPNSDDRRFADPAWSQNPLYKRYLQTYLAWRKELHDWIDDSSLPAKDVSRGHFVINLMTEAFAPTNTAANPAAVKRFFETGGKSLLDGLSHLAKDLVHNGGMPSQVNMGAFEVGKTLAVTEGAVVFRNDVLELIQYKPITEQVHERPLLVVPPQINKFYVFDLSPEKSLARFCLRSNVQTFIVSWRNPTKEQREWGLSTYIEALKEAVDVVTAITGSKDVNMLGACSGGITCTALLGHYAAIGENKVNALTLLVSVLDTTLDSDVALFVDEQTLESAKRHSYQAGVLEGRDMAKVFAWMRPNDLIWNYWVNNYLLGNEPPVFDILFWNNDTTRLPAAFHGDLIEMFKSNPLIRPNALEVCGTPIDLKQVTADIFSLAGTSDHITPWRSCYKSAQLFGGNVEFVLSSSGHIQSILNPPGNPKSRYMTSTEMTANADDWQEESTKHADSWWLHWQAWQTQRSGNLKKAPLKLGNKAYPAGEAAPGTYVHER; from the coding sequence ATGAGTAACAAGAATAACGATGACTTGAAGCAGCAAGCCTCCGAAAATACCTTGGGGCTGAATCCTGTCGTTGGATTGCGTGGAAAAGATCTACTGGCTTCTGCTCGCATGGTGCTCAGGCAGGCCATCAAACAACCGATTCACAGCGCAAAGCATGTCGCTCATTTCGGCCTTGAACTCAAGAACGTACTGCTAGGCAAATCCGAACTGCTGCCCAACAGCGATGACCGTCGCTTCGCCGATCCGGCCTGGAGCCAGAACCCGCTCTACAAACGTTATTTGCAAACCTACCTGGCGTGGCGCAAGGAACTCCACGACTGGATCGACGACAGCAGCCTGCCGGCCAAGGACGTCAGTCGCGGCCACTTCGTGATCAACCTCATGACCGAAGCCTTCGCCCCGACCAACACGGCGGCCAACCCGGCGGCAGTCAAACGTTTCTTCGAAACTGGCGGTAAAAGCCTGCTTGACGGCCTCTCGCATCTGGCCAAGGACCTGGTACACAACGGCGGCATGCCGAGCCAGGTCAACATGGGTGCGTTCGAAGTCGGCAAGACCCTGGCCGTGACCGAAGGTGCAGTGGTGTTTCGCAACGACGTGCTGGAGCTGATCCAGTACAAGCCCATCACCGAGCAGGTGCACGAACGCCCGCTGCTGGTGGTGCCACCGCAAATCAACAAATTCTACGTTTTCGACCTCAGCCCGGAGAAAAGCCTGGCGCGGTTCTGCCTGCGCAGCAACGTGCAAACCTTCATCGTCAGCTGGCGCAATCCGACCAAGGAGCAGCGTGAGTGGGGCCTGTCGACTTACATCGAGGCGCTCAAGGAAGCGGTCGACGTGGTCACCGCGATCACCGGCAGCAAGGACGTGAACATGCTCGGCGCCTGCTCGGGCGGCATCACCTGCACCGCGCTGCTGGGCCACTACGCAGCGATTGGCGAGAACAAGGTCAACGCCCTCACGCTGTTGGTCAGTGTGCTCGACACCACCCTGGACAGCGATGTGGCGTTGTTCGTCGATGAACAAACCCTCGAAAGCGCCAAGCGCCACTCCTATCAGGCCGGCGTACTGGAAGGCCGCGACATGGCGAAAGTCTTTGCCTGGATGCGCCCCAACGACCTGATCTGGAACTACTGGGTCAATAATTACCTGCTGGGTAACGAGCCGCCAGTATTCGACATCCTGTTCTGGAACAACGACACCACCCGGTTACCGGCCGCGTTCCATGGCGACCTGATCGAAATGTTCAAAAGCAATCCACTGATTCGTCCGAATGCACTGGAAGTGTGCGGCACACCGATCGACCTGAAACAGGTCACCGCCGATATTTTTTCCCTGGCCGGGACCAGCGATCACATCACCCCGTGGCGCTCTTGCTACAAGTCGGCGCAACTGTTCGGCGGCAATGTCGAATTCGTGCTGTCCAGCAGTGGGCATATCCAGAGCATTCTGAACCCGCCGGGCAATCCGAAATCGCGCTACATGACCAGTACCGAAATGACCGCCAATGCCGATGACTGGCAGGAAGAGTCGACCAAGCACGCCGATTCGTGGTGGCTGCATTGGCAGGCCTGGCAGACACAGCGTTCGGGCAACCTGAAAAAAGCTCCGCTGAAATTGGGCAACAAAGCTTATCCAGCAGGCGAAGCTGCACCAGGCACTTACGTGCACGAGCGCTAG
- the rpmE gene encoding 50S ribosomal protein L31 — protein sequence MKADIHPEYPAVAVTCSCGNKFETRSTFGKAMAIDVCNECHPFYTGKQKTLDTGGRVQKFADRFGAFGAKKA from the coding sequence ATGAAAGCTGATATCCATCCAGAATACCCAGCAGTTGCTGTTACCTGCAGCTGCGGCAACAAGTTCGAAACCCGTTCGACCTTCGGCAAAGCCATGGCGATCGACGTTTGCAACGAATGCCACCCGTTCTACACCGGTAAGCAGAAGACTCTGGACACCGGTGGTCGCGTACAGAAGTTCGCCGACCGTTTCGGTGCTTTCGGCGCGAAAAAGGCCTAA